The nucleotide window TGCTTCTGCTACTGGGTTTGGCAGCCCTGACCACTGGCTATGCAGTGCCCCCCAAGTTGGAGGGCATTGGAGAGGGCGAGTTCCTGGTGTTGGATCAGCGGGCAGCCGACTACAACAAGGCCCTGGGCACCTGCCGCCTGGCAGGCACAGTTCTCTGCGGGGCAGCCGGGATCTTGCTGGCCATCTGCATGTTCTGGGCCATGACTGGCTGGCTGAGCCAGGACCCCAAGGCAGAACCCTTGGACACTGAAACCGATGGCCACATGGAGGTCTTCGGGGACGAGCTGGAGCAGCAGTTGTCCCCCATGTTCCACGATGCCAGTGGCCAGGCTTGGTTCTCACCACCCACCAGCCACTTTGGGCAGTCCTCTGTGCAGACAATCCAGCCCAAGCGGGACTTCTGAGCTGTCCTCAAGGCCAGAGGAAGAGCCAGGCCTGGGGTCTGggacccttcctcctccccaccacatCCCACCTTCCCATTGTCTCCCTAACTTCTCCCTTTCAATGGGGCCCCTTCCATCTAAGCCCCCAGAAAGCCCAACTCCAGGTCAGAAAGTCTGGAGCTTACATCTCTGTGTCCCCTTCCCAGGGGTAGGGCCCTAAGTCCTCCAAGATGCCAGCCTTCCCCGAGTCCCCCCAGAACTTCCCACCCATTCCTCCTTTCCAAAGCCATTCAGGGGCAGAAAACTCCCTCAACCTATCCCCACTCTTTCctctgtatgaccttgggcaaacccCTTACCCTTTCAGACCATCAGTCCTTGCCTCTGCACTAATGAAGGGTTTGGACCAGATTCTAGAGTTCcatgactttctttttctccccaggaTATAAGTATTACCTTCCA belongs to Physeter macrocephalus isolate SW-GA unplaced genomic scaffold, ASM283717v5 random_1357, whole genome shotgun sequence and includes:
- the NRSN2 gene encoding neurensin-2 isoform X2, producing the protein MPSCERPCGCSRGPNVEDGKWYGVRSYLHLFYEDCAGTPLSDDPEGPPVLCPHRPWPSLCWKISLSSGTLLLLLGLAALTTGYAVPPKLEGIGEGEFLVLDQRAADYNKALGTCRLAGTVLCGAAGILLAICMFWAMTGWLSQDPKAEPLDTETDGHMEVFGDELEQQLSPMFHDASGQAWFSPPTSHFGQSSVQTIQPKRDF
- the NRSN2 gene encoding neurensin-2 isoform X1, with the protein product MVVALMPTAPPAWGPRMPSCERPCGCSRGPNVEDGKWYGVRSYLHLFYEDCAGTPLSDDPEGPPVLCPHRPWPSLCWKISLSSGTLLLLLGLAALTTGYAVPPKLEGIGEGEFLVLDQRAADYNKALGTCRLAGTVLCGAAGILLAICMFWAMTGWLSQDPKAEPLDTETDGHMEVFGDELEQQLSPMFHDASGQAWFSPPTSHFGQSSVQTIQPKRDF